One Drosophila virilis strain 15010-1051.87 chromosome 5, Dvir_AGI_RSII-ME, whole genome shotgun sequence DNA window includes the following coding sequences:
- the LOC6627225 gene encoding uncharacterized protein produces MSITLDFDAKQLANKRPLHLHSLPAKIDGDGECANVDTYFNNYTREASEYGSGVLINALRGYPLLGKREPVPDGYRGVVLQETDPHQEQRQLRLTGTFQDFTYWNYDKVPSKGDAYQQALIMLEVADALAKPVSEEALEDEMKRFQQAKKENAM; encoded by the exons ATGTCAATAACCCTGGATTTCGATGCTAAGCAATTGGCCAACAAAAGACCATTGCATCTACACTCCTTACCAGCAAAAATCGATGGCGACGGCGAATGTGCAAATGTGGATACCTATTTTAACAATTACACGCGCGAAGCTTCAGAATACGGCTCGGGCGTGCTGATTAACGCGCTCAGGGGTTATCCTCTGTTGGGAAAGCGTGAGCCAGTGCCCGACGGATATAGAGGCGTTGTTTTACAAGAAACGGACCCACATCAGGAACAACGCCAACTTCGTCTCACCGGCACCTTTCAGGATTTTACATACTGGAATTATGACAAAGTGCCGTCCAAAGGCGATGCATATCAGCAGGCACTAATAATGCTGGAAGTGGCCGACGCA CTAGCTAAGCCCGTGAGCGAAGAGGCGCTTGAAGACGAGATGAAACGATTCCAGCAAGCCAAGAAAGAAAACGCGATGTAG